In Tumebacillus amylolyticus, the genomic stretch GTTGATATACATTCTTTGAGAGTTAGGGAGAGATCGCGGTTGCATTTCATGAACAAGCCTGGTTGGATCGAGGTCATCTGTGGAAGTATGTTTTCCGGGAAAAGTGAAGAGCTGATTCGCCGCGTGAAACGGGCCAAGATCGCCCGTCAATCCGTGCAGGTGTTCAAACCGAAGATCGATGACCGCTACCACCAGACCGCCGTCGTGTCGCACAGCGGGGAGAAGGCTGAAGCGTACGCGGTGGAGTCTGTTGCGGAAATTCTCGCCTTGATCGAACCGGAGATCGAAGTGATCGCAGTCGATGAAGTGCAATTCTTCGACCGCGAGATCATCGCGGTGTGTCAAGAATGGGCGAACAACGGCATTCGTGTAATCGTCGCGGGTCTCGACCAAGATTTCCGCGGCGAGCCGTTCGGTCCGACGCCGGACTTTCTGGCGATTGCCGAGTATGTCACGAAATTGCAAGCGATCTGCACCGTCTGTGGCAACCCGGCGAACCGCAACCAGCGGTTGATCAACGGCGAGCCGGCGGGCTTTGACGATCCGATCATCCTCGTGGGCGCGGCAGAAGCGTATGAAGCTCGTTGTCGTCATTGCCACGAGGTTCCGGCAGGTCGTTCGGCGTCTTGCTGCTCGCAAGAACCCGCGGTTGCCCTCTAATCGATCCCCACACCAATTTCCAGTGTCTCGGCACTTCCTCTCGGGCAAGCTAACCGTACCCGAAGGAGGTGACCTTGATGCAGATGAACAAGTGGGTTCGAGGTCTTGCTGTCATGCTTGCAGTCGTCACGCTGACGGGCGTGACAGGTTGCACGAAAGGCGCTCAAGAGAAAGCGGACAACCGGTACGGCATCAATACGGTCGAAATTGCACCGGGTCAAGATTTGCAAAAGGTGCCGAACTGGGACAACAAGAACATCGACATGGACGGTGACGGCGACCGAGAGCATCTCTCCGGCCGCAACAACATCGCCAACCCGTCGGTGGACTTGCGTTCCTTCGCTCATCCGGGCGGCGGTTCCGATCTGACGCAGGGGGTCTATCCGCATACGTTCACGGCGGACCGCATCGCCGATTTGGCGCATTCGGTCAACGGAATTGCGAATGCACGGGCGCTCGTCATCGGCCAGACGGCGATCGTGGCCCTGAATTTGGACAAGGGTGTCAAACCGGAGGCGCAGGCGAATTTGGTTCAGACGGTTCGTCAGCGAATTTTGGTGCAAGCGCCCGAGTTCAAGCGCGTACACATCACGGCGGACCGTGCGTTGCAACGTCGCGTGCAACGGATTGCCGACGAGATTCGTTCCGGCCATTCTCTGAGCATGTTCAACGACGACATCATGGATTTGACCCGCCGGATTCCGGCGATCGGTCCGTCGATGGCGCCGGCTATCCCTTAATACGCGAAAGCAAAAAGCGGAGTCGTCTCGAGCGACTCCGCTTTTTTTTATCGGGTGATCCCGGTGCGGATGATGCGCAGTTCGAAGTTGACGTCGATGACTGCGTTCTCGTAGGATTTGCGCCACAGGTCGTACGTCCAAGGTTGGTCGTAGAGACGGGCGGCACGAATTTTGGTGCCGAGTCCCAGCGGATCGACATGGTATTTGTGTTGAAATTGGTCGATTAGGTCTTTCATGCGGGTTTCCAGCCCCGATTGGATTTGCTTTTCTACGCCCTTGGCCACTTTGTCGTCGGTGAGGTCGTCGTCTCCGGAGTATTCGATGACTTGTCCGGCAACTTTGACGTTGTAGGTGGCGTGGACGCGGCCGTTTTTCAACTCGAGTTTGCATTTGTTTTTGGTGGTGACAAACGTCAGCATCACTTGGTCTTCTTTCCCGTCTTGGCCCTTGGTGTGCAAGGATTGTTTGATGTCGCCGCCCTCGCCCTTGCCGCCCAGGAGCAGCATCATTTTGGTTTCTTCCGGCGAGAGGGAACCCACGAATTTGTCGTTTCGAAACAAGGCGGTGCCGGCTGCCATAATTGTGGTTTTGTTCATCAAGCGCACATAAGGGATCATGGGATCGGCACCTTCGTCGTGATACATGCGTTCAAAGTCTTGGATGCTGGTTTTCGGGACGGCGTAGTTTTTCTGGGACTTTCTGAGCAGTTCATACAGATAGCGTCCGCTGGACGGACGTGTGGGGACTTTGCTTTTCAACAGATCGGCTGCCGGGCCGTCGGAGACGCAGAGCACGAGCGTTTTGGTGACGTTGACGTCGCGCATCAGCGTGTCCAAGAGGTGCCAACAGCCCTTGCGTGCGAGCATCTCCGAGATCACGACGACGCGCATCTGACCGGAAACCACTTGCCGGTCGGTGGAGAGACCGGCGTTCTCGCGGGCTTCTTTGGACAGGCTGCCCTTGGAGGTCAACGCCAACGTTCTGCTCTCCCCGGTCTCTTCGCCGATGGAAGGCAGGGTGAAGGTGACGAGCAGTCGGCCGTCGTCGGCAAGGTCGTAACCCGCGGTGAGGATCATCCCCAAATCTTCGAGGATGTAGGGTCTCGCACAGC encodes the following:
- a CDS encoding thymidine kinase; this translates as MHFMNKPGWIEVICGSMFSGKSEELIRRVKRAKIARQSVQVFKPKIDDRYHQTAVVSHSGEKAEAYAVESVAEILALIEPEIEVIAVDEVQFFDREIIAVCQEWANNGIRVIVAGLDQDFRGEPFGPTPDFLAIAEYVTKLQAICTVCGNPANRNQRLINGEPAGFDDPIILVGAAEAYEARCRHCHEVPAGRSASCCSQEPAVAL
- a CDS encoding YhcN/YlaJ family sporulation lipoprotein, with protein sequence MQMNKWVRGLAVMLAVVTLTGVTGCTKGAQEKADNRYGINTVEIAPGQDLQKVPNWDNKNIDMDGDGDREHLSGRNNIANPSVDLRSFAHPGGGSDLTQGVYPHTFTADRIADLAHSVNGIANARALVIGQTAIVALNLDKGVKPEAQANLVQTVRQRILVQAPEFKRVHITADRALQRRVQRIADEIRSGHSLSMFNDDIMDLTRRIPAIGPSMAPAIP
- a CDS encoding Ger(x)C family spore germination protein, encoding MKTSTPFWKKRSRPLLLALALSVAVTGCARPYILEDLGMILTAGYDLADDGRLLVTFTLPSIGEETGESRTLALTSKGSLSKEARENAGLSTDRQVVSGQMRVVVISEMLARKGCWHLLDTLMRDVNVTKTLVLCVSDGPAADLLKSKVPTRPSSGRYLYELLRKSQKNYAVPKTSIQDFERMYHDEGADPMIPYVRLMNKTTIMAAGTALFRNDKFVGSLSPEETKMMLLLGGKGEGGDIKQSLHTKGQDGKEDQVMLTFVTTKNKCKLELKNGRVHATYNVKVAGQVIEYSGDDDLTDDKVAKGVEKQIQSGLETRMKDLIDQFQHKYHVDPLGLGTKIRAARLYDQPWTYDLWRKSYENAVIDVNFELRIIRTGITR